A portion of the Persephonella sp. genome contains these proteins:
- the pyrH gene encoding UMP kinase: MGLRYRRILLKLSGEALMGDLDYGIDPLFIDELAEEIKSVYEIGAEIAIVIGGGNIFRGVKGSSMGMDRATADYMGMLATVMNALALQDILEKKDVPTRVMSAIEMRQIAEPYIRRRAIRHLEKGRIVIFAAGTGSPFFTTDTTGALRAAEIKADVLLKATKVDGIYDKDPVKHPDAKLLREISYLDVINKGLKVMDHTALTLCMENKLPIIVFNIKKKGNIMKILLGEPIGSKVV, translated from the coding sequence TTGGGACTCCGCTATAGGAGAATTCTTTTAAAGCTATCAGGAGAAGCACTTATGGGGGATCTTGACTATGGGATAGATCCCCTTTTTATTGATGAACTTGCAGAGGAAATAAAATCTGTTTATGAGATAGGGGCTGAGATAGCGATAGTTATTGGTGGTGGAAACATTTTCAGAGGTGTAAAAGGCTCTTCTATGGGTATGGACAGGGCAACAGCAGACTATATGGGAATGCTCGCCACAGTTATGAATGCCCTTGCTCTTCAGGATATACTTGAAAAAAAAGATGTTCCTACAAGAGTTATGTCTGCTATTGAGATGAGGCAGATAGCAGAACCTTACATCAGAAGAAGGGCAATAAGACATCTTGAAAAGGGAAGGATCGTTATATTCGCAGCAGGGACAGGAAGTCCATTTTTTACAACAGATACAACAGGAGCTTTAAGGGCAGCTGAAATAAAAGCTGATGTTCTTCTCAAAGCAACTAAAGTTGACGGCATATACGATAAAGATCCAGTGAAACACCCAGATGCAAAACTCCTAAGAGAAATATCATACCTTGATGTTATCAATAAAGGTCTTAAAGTAATGGATCATACAGCCTTAACACTGTGTATGGAAAACAAACTTCCCATTATTGTTTTTAACATAAAGAAAAAAGGAAACATTATGAAAATCCTTCTTGGAGAACCTATAGGCTCAAAGGTTGTTTGA